AATCAGCATTGTCTTTATTTTCTAATAACTCAATAATTACACTTTTGGGGATACAAGCACGTGCAACATCTGAAATCATAACATGAGATGTTGTTACTTCTTTTAGAGAGTTTACAATAGATTCTTGCCGTGTACTACCACCTTCAATAAAAGTAAAATCATCGCAAAAGTTTTTCATATAGTTTAATTCGTTTTTGTGTGAGCACACAATTACTTTTTCAAAATTTGAGTAAGATGAAAGTTTTCTTGTAACATTAAGCCATAATGGTTCATTTTCAATTCTTAGCCATTGTTTCTTTGTATTATGCTTGAATCTACTAGAATTCCCTGCACATAAGACTATTAAAGTAACATTTTGCAAATATTTCCTTTGTGTAAAAAAGTTACATATTATAGTTGAATGTTACTTATGCAAAAGTTAAGAGTTGTTTTCAATCTCTTCTTTTATAGCATCTAGAGAGTTTAAAAAGTGCTCCAAATCAAAATCATATTCAACAACTTTTTTCATAGCCAGTTCAATAGCTTTATCATTTAATGGGTTCCTTATATCTGCTAGAATTTTTACTATTTCTAATATTTGAACTTTTTTTATAAACTCTTTTGGACAATTTTCTAAATCACCAACAAAACCTATTGAAAAAACTAAATTATGACCCAAAGACCAATTTTTAAATATATTGGCTGTAATTCTTGCACAAGTAAAACCTGTAAACTCTTTTTCACAAAATGTAATATCATTTTTTTCATCAAGCATTTTTAAAAAATCTTCTGTTTGTTTTTTCTCTTGAATCACTTCTGAAATAACAAACTTACCTGTTTCTTGAAGAAATGCAGGCAATAATAATTCATCTTTTAAATCAAAATCAATACTAGAAATCCAATTATTGACAATTTTTGAAGCTAAGGCACTAGAGTAAATAAAATCTTCAGTAGATACAGCATAAGCACATAGATTTGATTTTAGAGTTTCTTGAATTACACTTCCCATAGCAATAGAAATAGTAAAATTCATACCTAGTAAATGTATTGCACGACTAAGAGTATCAACTTTACTTCTAAAACCAAACATTGAAGAATTAGCTACTCTTAAAATAGTAGTAACCATTAAAGGATCTTTTTCTATTATTTTTATTAGTTTTTCAGGACTTGAGTTTTCAACTTTCTTAAAATCATCTAATTCTAAGATAGTACTTGGTAAAGGAGGCAGATTATCTATCTTTTCTATTAAGTTTTTCTTCATGCATTTCCTAATTTAAATTCATAACTACTTGTAATTAATAATTATATAGAAAAAAAACTTATATAAGTAACT
This sequence is a window from Poseidonibacter parvus. Protein-coding genes within it:
- a CDS encoding HDOD domain-containing protein, with amino-acid sequence MKKNLIEKIDNLPPLPSTILELDDFKKVENSSPEKLIKIIEKDPLMVTTILRVANSSMFGFRSKVDTLSRAIHLLGMNFTISIAMGSVIQETLKSNLCAYAVSTEDFIYSSALASKIVNNWISSIDFDLKDELLLPAFLQETGKFVISEVIQEKKQTEDFLKMLDEKNDITFCEKEFTGFTCARITANIFKNWSLGHNLVFSIGFVGDLENCPKEFIKKVQILEIVKILADIRNPLNDKAIELAMKKVVEYDFDLEHFLNSLDAIKEEIENNS